From one Felis catus isolate Fca126 chromosome E2, F.catus_Fca126_mat1.0, whole genome shotgun sequence genomic stretch:
- the TMEM86B gene encoding lysoplasmalogenase isoform X2, with protein MDAWEEGLSQKPCFSVQLHLCRGLSPFLLTCAIYFLLWIPEDQPSWISALVKCLPVLCLVVFLRAARSDRGYRALLQGALLCSAVGDACLIWPEAFLYGVTAFTVAHLLYLWALGLTPLRPGLLLPIVPAFFLYNGLVLLHLPPGMVPMLVTYSLVLASMLWRGLARGGSARWGALLFTLSDSVLAWDAFVQSLPHARLVVMTTYYAAQLLIALSAFQSPSLKSR; from the exons ATGGACGCCTGGGAAGAGGGTCTGTCCCAAAAGCCTTGCTTCTCAGTCCAA ctgcaccTGTGCAGGGGGCTGAGCCCGTTCCTCCTCACCTGTGCCATCTACTTCCTCCTCTGGATCCCTGAAGACCAGCCGTCCTGGATCAGCGCCCTTGTCAAGTGCCTGCCCGTCCTGTGCCTGGTGGTGTTCCTGCGGGCGGCGCGCTCGGACCGGGGCTACAGGGCGCTCCTGCAGGGGGCCCTCCTGTGCTCTGCCGTGGGGGACGCCTGCCTCATCTGGCCTGAGGCCTTCCTCTATG GCGTGACGGCCTTCACCGTGGCTCACCTGCTCTACCTCTGGGCCCTCGGCCTCACTCCCCTGCGGCCGGGCCTCCTGCTGCCCATCGTCCCGGCCTTCTTCCTGTACAACGGCCTCGTGCTGCTGCACCTCCCCCCTGGCATGGTCCCCATGTTGGTGACCTACTCCCTGGTCCTGGCGTCCATGCTGTGGCGCGGCCTGGCCAGGGGCGGGAGCGCCCGCTGGGGGGCCCTGCTCTTCACACTCTCGGATTCGGTGCTGGCCTGGGACGCCTTCGTGCAGTCCCTGCCCCACGCCCGCCTGGTGGTCATGACCACCTACTACGCCGCCCAGCTCCTCATTGCCCTGTCCGCCTTCCAGAGCCCCAGTCTCAAGTCCCGCTGA
- the TMEM86B gene encoding lysoplasmalogenase isoform X1, protein MDAWEEGLSQKPCFSVQQLHLCRGLSPFLLTCAIYFLLWIPEDQPSWISALVKCLPVLCLVVFLRAARSDRGYRALLQGALLCSAVGDACLIWPEAFLYGVTAFTVAHLLYLWALGLTPLRPGLLLPIVPAFFLYNGLVLLHLPPGMVPMLVTYSLVLASMLWRGLARGGSARWGALLFTLSDSVLAWDAFVQSLPHARLVVMTTYYAAQLLIALSAFQSPSLKSR, encoded by the exons ATGGACGCCTGGGAAGAGGGTCTGTCCCAAAAGCCTTGCTTCTCAGTCCAA cagctgcaccTGTGCAGGGGGCTGAGCCCGTTCCTCCTCACCTGTGCCATCTACTTCCTCCTCTGGATCCCTGAAGACCAGCCGTCCTGGATCAGCGCCCTTGTCAAGTGCCTGCCCGTCCTGTGCCTGGTGGTGTTCCTGCGGGCGGCGCGCTCGGACCGGGGCTACAGGGCGCTCCTGCAGGGGGCCCTCCTGTGCTCTGCCGTGGGGGACGCCTGCCTCATCTGGCCTGAGGCCTTCCTCTATG GCGTGACGGCCTTCACCGTGGCTCACCTGCTCTACCTCTGGGCCCTCGGCCTCACTCCCCTGCGGCCGGGCCTCCTGCTGCCCATCGTCCCGGCCTTCTTCCTGTACAACGGCCTCGTGCTGCTGCACCTCCCCCCTGGCATGGTCCCCATGTTGGTGACCTACTCCCTGGTCCTGGCGTCCATGCTGTGGCGCGGCCTGGCCAGGGGCGGGAGCGCCCGCTGGGGGGCCCTGCTCTTCACACTCTCGGATTCGGTGCTGGCCTGGGACGCCTTCGTGCAGTCCCTGCCCCACGCCCGCCTGGTGGTCATGACCACCTACTACGCCGCCCAGCTCCTCATTGCCCTGTCCGCCTTCCAGAGCCCCAGTCTCAAGTCCCGCTGA